From Arcticibacter tournemirensis, one genomic window encodes:
- a CDS encoding amidohydrolase family protein — MQRIDAHQHFWRFDPVRDSWITNDMSVIQRDFLPADLLPVLQAHQMDGCIAVQSDQSEDHNNFLLELAASNSFIKGIVGWVDLQSADIEKSLEYYRRHEKIKGFRHVLQGETDRALMLTPQFKRGIEALQKYGYSYDILIYPDQLQYAAALADAFPDQKFVLDHIAKPLIKDKLIEEWAGDIKRLALCPNVYCKASGMVTEADWYNWKYEDFVPYLDVVFEAFGSKRIMFGSDWPVCNVAGAYDKMIDIVHTYTSSLTHTEQELFWGGNAAEFYSLG; from the coding sequence ATGCAAAGAATTGATGCGCATCAACATTTCTGGCGTTTCGATCCCGTACGGGATAGCTGGATAACAAATGACATGTCGGTAATACAACGTGATTTTCTTCCTGCTGATTTGTTACCCGTTCTTCAGGCGCATCAGATGGATGGCTGTATTGCGGTTCAATCAGATCAGTCGGAAGATCACAATAACTTCCTGCTGGAATTGGCCGCCTCCAATTCTTTTATAAAAGGGATAGTTGGATGGGTAGACCTGCAGAGCGCAGACATTGAAAAAAGCCTGGAGTACTATCGCAGGCACGAAAAGATAAAAGGATTCAGACATGTTTTACAGGGGGAGACAGACCGCGCCCTGATGCTTACCCCACAATTCAAAAGAGGGATCGAAGCGCTTCAAAAGTACGGCTACTCGTATGATATCCTAATATACCCTGATCAGCTTCAATACGCTGCTGCTCTGGCTGATGCCTTCCCCGATCAAAAGTTTGTGCTTGACCATATTGCGAAACCCCTAATCAAAGACAAACTCATTGAAGAGTGGGCTGGCGACATCAAACGTCTCGCACTATGTCCCAATGTATATTGCAAGGCGTCTGGTATGGTTACAGAAGCCGATTGGTATAACTGGAAATATGAAGACTTTGTTCCTTACCTTGATGTGGTATTTGAAGCATTTGGATCAAAAAGAATAATGTTCGGGTCAGACTGGCCGGTCTGTAATGTAGCTGGAGCCTACGATAAAATGATAGACATTGTTCATACTTATACATCCAGCCTCACACATACAGAACAAGAGCTGTTTTGGGGCGGGAACGCGGCAGAATTTTATTCGTTAGGATAA
- a CDS encoding SDR family oxidoreductase, protein MDLKLKDKVIIVTGGAKGIGKGIVQTLAREGAIPVIVGRNESDNLKTEKEIAAEGGKAFSIAAELTKPEECERVVQSVVEKFGRIEGLVNNAGLNDGVGLENGNYLQFVESLHRNVVHYYLMAHFALPELKKSKGSIVNISSKTGVTGQGHTSGYAASNGGRNALTREWAVELLKYGIRVNAVIVAESWTPQYEKWIETLENPQEKLKEICDKIPLGQRMTTIEELGNTTAFLLSEVSSHTTGQLIFVDGGYVHLDRALANA, encoded by the coding sequence ATGGATTTAAAACTTAAGGACAAGGTGATTATTGTGACCGGAGGCGCCAAAGGGATTGGCAAAGGCATTGTACAAACACTTGCACGCGAAGGAGCAATACCCGTCATCGTCGGACGCAATGAATCTGATAACCTGAAAACAGAGAAAGAAATTGCCGCGGAAGGCGGAAAGGCCTTCTCTATCGCGGCCGAACTGACAAAGCCAGAAGAATGTGAAAGAGTTGTACAGAGTGTTGTTGAAAAGTTCGGAAGAATAGAAGGGCTTGTCAACAATGCAGGATTAAATGATGGTGTAGGCCTTGAAAATGGAAACTACCTCCAATTTGTGGAGTCGCTGCACAGGAATGTCGTTCATTATTACCTGATGGCCCACTTTGCCCTTCCGGAACTTAAAAAGTCGAAAGGTTCAATTGTCAATATCAGCTCTAAAACAGGAGTAACCGGCCAGGGACACACTTCCGGTTATGCAGCTTCCAACGGCGGAAGGAACGCTTTGACCAGGGAGTGGGCTGTTGAGTTACTTAAATACGGGATTCGTGTGAATGCTGTAATCGTTGCTGAATCATGGACTCCTCAATACGAAAAATGGATCGAAACACTTGAGAATCCGCAGGAAAAGTTAAAGGAGATCTGCGATAAAATTCCTTTGGGACAACGCATGACAACAATAGAAGAACTTGGCAATACCACCGCTTTTCTTCTTTCTGAGGTATCCAGCCATACTACCGGCCAGCTGATCTTCGTCGACGGCGGCTATGTGCACCTGGACCGCGCCCTGGCAAATGCTTAA
- a CDS encoding glycosyl hydrolase family 95 catalytic domain-containing protein has protein sequence MKSNSFVLQMFRLLLLFILPMSSFAQQKPDDLKIWFSRPAANWNEALPVGNGTLGAMVFGGIASERLQLNESSVWTGKPEDFVNPQSKAALPEVRKLLFEGKYAEAQKLAQSAMMGDKKTNSSYQTLGDLHIDFSLPEGEVSGYTRDLDLETAVSKVTYQVEDVTFTREVFSSFPANALIIRLTASKAASLSLALKLSRPGNKAKLEASGNELMMSEHVGDGTGVKMVTRVKVLNEGGSLQAAGTSIKVDKANTVVLLLTAATDYRGTNPSVVSANLISLSEGKSFETLKSDHIADYQKYFKRVELDLGTTDAVYFPTDSRITAVQNGNSDPSLIKLYYQFGRYLLISSSRPGGLPANLQGIWADGLTPPWSADYHININIQMNYWPSEITNLSEMHMPFLGFLNELKPDAKKTAKDMYGLKGTVAHFTTDPWHFTETYGQTQWAMWPMGMAWSVQHLWEHYLFTEDRKYLKELAYPLMKDAATFCEQWLVEDPHTGLLVSGPSISPENTFKTKSGAIATMVMGPTMDHMIIRDLLTNTIAAAKVLKRDYSFSRRLQGILKRLSPTKLGKDGRIMEWTEEFEEPEPGHRHISHLFGLYPGKQISYQQNPELLQAARKTLDYRISHGGGHTGWSRAWIINFFARLRDGEAAYQNLSALLQKSTLPNLFDNHPPFQIDGNFGAVAGITEMLMQSHAGEIELLPALPAVWQKGCIHGIVARGGFEINIDWQEGKLWYATITSRLGNPCTLRYDDKVITFPTEKEKSYSFNGSLQSAD, from the coding sequence ATGAAAAGTAACTCTTTTGTTTTGCAAATGTTCCGCCTGCTACTGCTCTTTATATTGCCGATGTCATCTTTTGCCCAGCAAAAGCCTGACGACCTTAAAATTTGGTTTAGCCGCCCTGCGGCTAACTGGAATGAAGCATTGCCTGTAGGAAACGGAACTCTTGGAGCAATGGTTTTTGGTGGAATCGCGAGTGAAAGGTTACAGCTGAATGAGTCTTCTGTGTGGACGGGGAAGCCGGAAGATTTCGTGAATCCACAGTCGAAGGCTGCTTTGCCCGAAGTGAGGAAGTTGCTTTTCGAAGGCAAGTATGCAGAAGCACAAAAACTCGCGCAGTCGGCAATGATGGGGGATAAGAAAACGAACAGCTCATACCAGACTCTGGGCGATTTGCATATAGATTTTTCGTTGCCGGAAGGGGAGGTGTCAGGTTATACAAGAGATCTTGACCTGGAAACAGCAGTTTCCAAAGTGACATACCAGGTTGAAGACGTCACTTTTACAAGGGAAGTCTTTTCGAGTTTTCCTGCGAACGCGCTTATCATCAGGTTAACGGCAAGCAAGGCAGCGTCGCTGAGTCTTGCATTAAAGTTGAGCCGGCCAGGAAACAAAGCAAAGTTGGAGGCATCGGGGAACGAATTAATGATGTCGGAACATGTTGGTGATGGCACCGGCGTAAAGATGGTAACGAGGGTAAAAGTGCTCAATGAAGGTGGTTCGCTGCAAGCCGCAGGGACATCAATAAAGGTGGATAAGGCAAACACCGTTGTGCTTCTCCTCACAGCAGCCACCGACTACCGGGGAACTAATCCTTCGGTCGTTTCTGCGAATCTTATTTCTTTATCAGAAGGTAAGTCGTTTGAAACTCTAAAGAGTGATCATATCGCTGATTATCAAAAATATTTCAAGCGTGTAGAGCTTGATCTCGGAACGACGGACGCCGTTTATTTTCCTACCGACAGTCGTATCACAGCGGTTCAAAATGGTAATTCGGATCCTTCTCTGATAAAACTTTATTATCAGTTTGGCCGGTATTTGCTTATTAGCAGTTCCCGTCCCGGTGGACTGCCGGCGAACCTTCAGGGAATCTGGGCAGACGGGTTAACACCTCCCTGGAGCGCCGATTATCATATCAATATCAACATCCAGATGAATTACTGGCCATCGGAGATTACAAATCTCAGCGAAATGCATATGCCTTTTCTTGGCTTTTTGAACGAACTGAAGCCCGATGCAAAGAAAACCGCAAAGGATATGTACGGACTGAAGGGAACTGTGGCACATTTCACTACCGACCCCTGGCACTTTACAGAAACGTACGGCCAGACACAATGGGCAATGTGGCCGATGGGCATGGCATGGAGCGTTCAGCACTTATGGGAGCATTATTTGTTTACGGAAGACCGGAAGTACTTAAAGGAGCTCGCATATCCTCTGATGAAAGATGCTGCGACATTCTGCGAGCAATGGCTTGTAGAAGACCCACATACCGGTTTGCTTGTTTCCGGGCCGTCCATTTCACCTGAGAACACATTTAAAACAAAAAGCGGAGCGATAGCTACCATGGTAATGGGGCCTACCATGGATCATATGATCATCCGTGACCTGTTAACTAACACCATAGCTGCTGCAAAAGTCCTTAAGCGCGATTATAGCTTTAGTAGGAGATTACAGGGAATTCTTAAACGGCTTTCGCCTACGAAACTTGGCAAGGATGGAAGGATTATGGAATGGACAGAAGAATTTGAGGAGCCCGAACCCGGTCATCGTCATATCTCCCATTTATTCGGATTGTATCCCGGTAAGCAGATAAGCTATCAGCAGAACCCGGAACTGTTACAGGCGGCAAGGAAAACGCTGGACTACCGGATATCCCACGGTGGAGGACATACCGGGTGGAGCCGCGCATGGATCATTAACTTTTTTGCCCGCCTGCGCGACGGTGAAGCTGCATATCAAAACCTGAGTGCTTTATTACAGAAGTCGACGTTGCCGAACCTTTTCGATAATCATCCTCCTTTTCAAATAGACGGCAATTTCGGAGCTGTAGCGGGAATTACCGAGATGCTAATGCAAAGTCATGCCGGAGAAATCGAATTACTGCCTGCCCTGCCTGCGGTGTGGCAGAAAGGCTGCATCCATGGCATTGTTGCCCGGGGAGGTTTTGAAATCAATATCGACTGGCAGGAGGGCAAGCTGTGGTACGCGACCATCACCTCCCGGCTGGGAAACCCATGTACACTTCGTTATGATGATAAAGTGATTACGTTCCCTACCGAAAAAGAGAAAAGTTATTCCTTTAACGGTTCCTTACAAAGCGCAGATTAA
- a CDS encoding multidrug effflux MFS transporter, whose product MVRNQTAVIITLGALTAIGSLSIDMYLPGFPSIADDLETDVSHVALSLTSFFVGISAGQLFFGPIIERFGRKIPLLAGLSLYLLASFGCTLTNSVNALIILRFFQALGGCSGMVISRTMVRDLFPVSETAKIFSLLMLIMGIAPIIAPTLGGFLAENTGWRSIFILLTAIGGMLLLATARFLPESKAADKTVALYPAAVINRFYVVLKQPMFLTYAIVSGFASAGMFAYISGSPFVFMKLFGLSETEYGWLFGLNATGLIAASQLNRVFLKKRTSRDIVVVAASLQVLSGILLFAGTVTGLITSITTFVLIFIYLMMQGFVFPNSTALSLEPFEQNAGIASALAGSMQMVIAALASAAVSYLHNGTAVPMAMVIAVCTAISFIILITGRIVISRKFIHSKA is encoded by the coding sequence ATGGTCAGAAATCAAACAGCTGTAATTATAACGTTAGGTGCTTTAACTGCGATAGGCTCGCTTTCTATCGACATGTACCTTCCCGGCTTTCCATCGATTGCAGACGACCTTGAAACGGATGTTTCCCATGTCGCCTTGTCGCTCACCAGCTTCTTCGTTGGTATTTCCGCCGGACAACTTTTCTTCGGACCGATTATAGAACGCTTTGGAAGAAAAATTCCCCTTCTCGCAGGTCTGAGCCTCTACCTGCTGGCTTCATTCGGATGTACGCTTACCAATTCAGTGAATGCGTTGATTATTTTAAGATTCTTTCAGGCATTGGGAGGATGCTCGGGAATGGTCATCAGCCGCACCATGGTAAGAGACCTTTTTCCCGTGTCGGAAACTGCCAAAATATTTTCATTGCTGATGCTGATCATGGGGATCGCCCCTATAATCGCGCCGACGTTAGGGGGCTTCCTGGCTGAAAACACTGGATGGCGGTCTATATTTATATTATTAACCGCTATCGGAGGAATGCTTTTGTTAGCAACCGCGCGGTTTCTTCCTGAAAGCAAAGCAGCCGACAAGACCGTTGCGCTTTATCCTGCGGCGGTTATTAACCGCTTTTATGTAGTCTTAAAGCAACCCATGTTCCTTACCTATGCCATTGTAAGCGGCTTTGCCTCAGCCGGTATGTTTGCCTATATTTCAGGCTCGCCCTTTGTGTTTATGAAACTTTTTGGCTTGTCAGAAACGGAATATGGTTGGTTATTTGGTTTAAATGCAACGGGCCTTATTGCTGCGAGCCAGCTGAACCGCGTGTTCCTGAAAAAAAGGACAAGCAGGGATATCGTCGTAGTAGCCGCATCCCTTCAGGTGCTTTCGGGCATCCTCTTATTTGCAGGCACAGTAACAGGCCTGATTACCAGCATCACCACATTTGTTTTAATTTTCATTTACCTAATGATGCAGGGTTTTGTCTTTCCTAATTCTACAGCCTTATCTCTAGAACCATTTGAGCAGAATGCTGGCATAGCATCTGCACTCGCCGGTAGTATGCAAATGGTTATTGCTGCACTTGCTTCGGCAGCGGTGAGCTATCTCCATAATGGAACAGCAGTGCCCATGGCAATGGTAATCGCTGTTTGTACGGCGATAAGCTTCATCATTCTTATAACAGGCAGAATAGTGATCAGCAGAAAGTTTATTCATTCTAAAGCATAG
- a CDS encoding FISUMP domain-containing protein, with amino-acid sequence MSIMKLRATFPLMLLLITASLSCRKNKKETPEQTSSVAITGQDYQTIAIGDQIWTVTNYAGAGGIFYDDAKTKPEYGKYYTFEEAKAIVLPEGWRIPSREDFIKLAESQGVVFNGFEALNPEPLKKLASKSRWKNISGTNESGFNAYPAGYSLNNSAPQDGDICEFWTTDGTTVSIQEGANSQYRFTFYNDSANPVYKFNLRFVRNR; translated from the coding sequence ATGTCCATTATGAAATTACGCGCTACATTCCCCTTGATGCTTCTTTTAATAACAGCATCTCTATCATGCAGGAAAAATAAGAAAGAGACGCCGGAACAAACGTCATCTGTTGCAATAACGGGTCAGGATTACCAAACAATAGCCATTGGAGATCAGATCTGGACTGTTACAAACTATGCCGGTGCCGGAGGAATATTTTATGATGATGCAAAGACCAAACCAGAGTATGGAAAATATTATACGTTCGAAGAAGCAAAAGCCATCGTTTTACCTGAAGGCTGGAGAATTCCCTCGAGGGAAGACTTTATAAAACTAGCGGAATCGCAGGGAGTTGTATTCAACGGTTTTGAAGCTTTGAATCCCGAGCCATTAAAGAAGCTGGCCTCAAAGTCGCGTTGGAAAAATATATCGGGAACTAACGAGTCAGGCTTCAATGCATATCCCGCGGGATACTCATTAAATAATTCAGCCCCTCAGGATGGGGACATTTGTGAGTTCTGGACTACAGATGGCACTACCGTTAGCATTCAGGAAGGAGCGAACTCGCAATATAGATTCACATTTTATAACGACAGTGCTAATCCGGTGTATAAGTTTAATCTGCGCTTTGTAAGGAACCGTTAA
- a CDS encoding fumarylacetoacetate hydrolase family protein translates to MKLIRHGELNKEKPGVIINEVYYDASAFGEDFNESFFETGGLARLQNFVEENKDKLSPLAEGTRLGSPVARPSKIVCIGLNYADHAKESNAALPPEPVLFMKSTTSLVGPYDDIIIPRNSVKTDWEVELAFVIGKKASYVEEAGAMDYVAGYCLHNDVSEREFQLERSGTWDKGKGCDTFAPVGPFLATPDEVADPHNLRLWLKVNGETMQDGNTNNFIFKIPFLISYLSQFMTLLPGDIISTGTPAGVGLGMNPPVYLKPGDVVELGIDGLGTSTQNVRAYAKN, encoded by the coding sequence ATGAAATTAATTCGTCACGGTGAACTGAATAAAGAAAAACCGGGAGTTATAATCAATGAAGTATATTATGATGCTTCGGCATTTGGTGAAGACTTTAATGAAAGCTTTTTTGAGACAGGCGGTCTTGCACGCTTGCAAAACTTCGTAGAAGAGAATAAAGATAAACTCAGTCCTCTCGCAGAAGGGACGCGACTTGGATCACCCGTCGCCCGCCCATCTAAGATTGTCTGTATCGGCCTTAACTACGCCGACCATGCAAAAGAAAGCAATGCCGCTCTCCCCCCGGAGCCGGTGCTGTTTATGAAATCGACCACATCACTTGTAGGCCCCTACGACGATATTATTATTCCCCGAAACTCAGTAAAAACCGACTGGGAAGTAGAGCTTGCCTTTGTAATTGGCAAGAAAGCAAGTTATGTTGAAGAAGCCGGGGCAATGGATTATGTAGCCGGATATTGCCTTCATAACGATGTATCTGAAAGAGAGTTCCAACTGGAAAGAAGCGGCACCTGGGATAAAGGAAAAGGATGCGACACATTCGCCCCTGTGGGACCTTTCCTTGCCACTCCGGATGAAGTAGCCGACCCTCACAATCTGCGCTTATGGCTCAAAGTAAACGGCGAGACAATGCAGGATGGTAATACAAATAATTTTATCTTTAAGATACCATTTCTTATATCATACCTCAGCCAGTTTATGACTCTTTTACCCGGCGATATCATTTCTACAGGTACACCTGCCGGCGTAGGACTTGGAATGAATCCCCCTGTTTATTTAAAACCAGGTGATGTTGTTGAACTGGGAATCGATGGACTTGGAACTTCTACACAGAATGTGAGGGCTTATGCAAAGAATTGA
- a CDS encoding sodium:solute symporter family transporter, producing MNTLDTKDYIVFLIYFVMVAGYGWWIYKKKKSSSSASKDYFLAEGSLTWWAIGASLISSNISAEQFVGMSGSGFKIGLAIATYEWMAALTLIIVAVYFIPVYLKNKIYTMPQFLNQRYNSTVAMVMAVFWLLLYVVVNLTSILYLGAIAVSGVSGIDLNWAMIGLAVFAIFITLGGMKVIGYTSVVQVFFLVLGGLATTYIALDQVAEHFGNSTLLGGFKQMMTSAPEHFHMILPKTDPNYLDLPGLSVLIGGMWIVNLNYWGCNQYIVQRALGADLKTARTGILFAAFLKLLMPVLIVLPGIAAFVLFKEKSGDFASITNPDKSYPVLLNLLPVGLKGLSFAALSAAVVASLAGKVNSIATIFTLDIYKNVFNKNASEKNLVIIGKVTVVVSMILGVVIAPHLGMDKQGGFQYIQEYTGFVSPGIFAMFILGFFWKKTTSNAALFATIGGFVFSVILKVLPGLVNLKFLYPIGFASPTASGVYEIPFLDRMGIVFVVCVVGMYIISMIENRKGLRINALEVDTKMFKTNPGFIIGSLIITGILAALYIGFW from the coding sequence ATGAACACTCTGGACACGAAAGATTACATTGTTTTTCTCATCTATTTTGTAATGGTTGCAGGATATGGATGGTGGATTTATAAGAAGAAAAAGTCGAGCAGCTCGGCCTCTAAAGATTACTTTCTGGCTGAAGGATCTTTAACATGGTGGGCTATCGGAGCTTCGCTGATCTCCTCTAATATTTCTGCTGAGCAATTTGTAGGAATGAGCGGATCAGGTTTTAAAATCGGCCTGGCTATAGCTACTTACGAATGGATGGCAGCTCTAACGCTGATTATCGTAGCGGTGTATTTTATTCCTGTATATCTTAAGAATAAGATATATACGATGCCTCAATTCCTCAACCAGCGCTATAACAGTACTGTAGCAATGGTAATGGCGGTATTCTGGCTTCTTTTGTATGTGGTGGTAAACCTTACTTCAATATTATATCTCGGAGCTATTGCCGTGAGTGGTGTATCAGGAATTGATTTAAACTGGGCTATGATCGGTCTTGCAGTTTTTGCAATTTTCATTACCCTCGGAGGGATGAAGGTTATCGGGTATACCTCTGTGGTTCAAGTGTTCTTTCTGGTTTTAGGTGGACTTGCAACGACTTATATAGCGTTAGACCAGGTTGCTGAGCACTTTGGTAACAGCACACTGTTGGGCGGTTTCAAGCAAATGATGACCAGTGCGCCCGAGCACTTTCATATGATCCTGCCGAAAACAGACCCGAATTACCTGGATCTTCCTGGATTGTCAGTTCTTATCGGCGGTATGTGGATCGTGAACCTGAACTATTGGGGATGTAACCAGTACATTGTTCAGAGGGCGTTAGGTGCCGACTTGAAGACTGCCCGCACAGGGATCCTGTTCGCTGCTTTCCTTAAGCTATTGATGCCTGTTCTTATTGTTCTTCCAGGGATCGCTGCTTTTGTACTTTTCAAAGAAAAGTCAGGTGATTTCGCTTCAATCACGAACCCCGACAAGTCTTACCCTGTTCTGTTGAACCTGCTTCCGGTAGGATTAAAAGGTCTTTCTTTTGCTGCATTATCTGCAGCTGTGGTAGCCTCCCTTGCTGGTAAAGTAAACAGTATCGCTACTATTTTCACCCTTGATATATACAAGAACGTTTTCAATAAGAATGCAAGTGAGAAGAACCTTGTCATCATCGGAAAAGTAACGGTAGTGGTTTCGATGATACTGGGCGTTGTTATTGCACCACACCTTGGAATGGATAAACAGGGCGGGTTCCAATATATTCAGGAGTATACCGGTTTCGTTTCCCCTGGTATTTTTGCCATGTTCATCCTTGGATTCTTCTGGAAAAAGACTACTTCTAACGCAGCCCTGTTTGCTACTATCGGCGGGTTTGTGTTTTCGGTAATACTTAAGGTTCTTCCCGGACTGGTAAATCTTAAGTTCCTTTACCCGATCGGATTTGCATCTCCGACTGCTTCCGGCGTTTACGAGATTCCTTTCTTAGATCGTATGGGTATTGTGTTTGTAGTCTGTGTGGTCGGTATGTATATCATCAGTATGATCGAGAACCGGAAAGGTTTGAGAATAAATGCTCTGGAAGTGGATACGAAGATGTTCAAAACAAACCCAGGCTTTATAATTGGATCTTTGATTATAACCGGAATACTTGCGGCACTTTATATCGGATTCTGGTAG
- a CDS encoding glycoside hydrolase family 3 C-terminal domain-containing protein: protein MKIPLTKLFLSIACVLLYGGTSSFSQEKSDPAAEAKIEDLIRKMTLEEKIGMIHANSSFTSTGVPRLGVPELTTSDGPHGVRPEHGRDWVLDNKGNDSSTYLPTGITLASTWNPELGYAFGAVLGSEAKYRGKDVILGPGINIIRTPLNGRNFEYMSEDPYLISKMVVGYIKGVQDQGISASLKHFMGNNQEIRRDGINVEMSERALREIYLPGFKAAVIEGEVNTVMGSYNKLRGEYCTYNDYLINKILKGEWGFRGLVMSDWGAIHSTKEALLGGADLEMGTDLSMLPNPDYNKFYFADPALKMVRSGEVSEKVIDDKVRRILRIMFKTHMFDKRTPGELATKEHAAVAKKVAEEGIILLQNKKNILPVSKMVKTIAVIGANANRENAMGGGSSQVRPPYEVTLLAGLQNLAGSDAGIRFEQGYTIARNAKADPSLIQKAVDAAKHADIAIVAGGWIHGYDYSKWDDNAYDAEGFDKPSMEMPFGQDELITAVARANPNTIVVLYGGGPIDMSAWVNKVKGIIQAGYPGMEGGSALAEIILGKVNPSGKLTVTFPKKLQDSPAHKLGEYPGDSVNVHYNEDIFVGYRYFDTYKVKPQFAFGHGLSYTTFEYGKLSAAIVNGDTFVRLNVKNTGTMAGAEIVQIYVHDKKASLKRPEKELKSFSKIFLAPGEVKELIFKLDKEAFSFFDSKQIKWVLEPGGFEILAGSSSVDIRSKVEIKL, encoded by the coding sequence ATGAAAATTCCCTTAACTAAGCTGTTCTTATCTATTGCCTGTGTTTTATTGTATGGCGGCACTTCATCCTTCAGTCAGGAGAAAAGCGATCCGGCAGCAGAAGCTAAAATTGAAGACCTGATCAGGAAGATGACTCTTGAAGAGAAAATTGGTATGATACATGCTAATTCTTCGTTCACTTCTACCGGTGTCCCGCGTCTCGGTGTTCCTGAACTGACCACTTCCGATGGCCCTCACGGCGTACGGCCGGAACATGGCCGCGACTGGGTATTGGATAATAAAGGAAACGACTCGTCTACCTATCTTCCTACAGGTATCACGCTTGCTTCCACGTGGAACCCCGAACTTGGATATGCTTTCGGCGCTGTATTGGGAAGTGAAGCCAAATATCGCGGCAAAGATGTAATCCTTGGTCCCGGGATCAATATTATACGCACTCCTCTCAACGGAAGAAATTTTGAATATATGAGTGAAGACCCTTATTTAATTTCGAAGATGGTGGTTGGCTATATTAAGGGTGTTCAGGATCAGGGAATCTCGGCAAGCCTGAAACATTTCATGGGGAATAACCAGGAGATAAGAAGGGATGGCATCAATGTGGAAATGAGTGAACGTGCCTTACGTGAGATTTATCTTCCCGGTTTTAAAGCCGCGGTAATTGAAGGTGAGGTAAATACGGTGATGGGATCATACAACAAGTTGCGTGGCGAATACTGTACTTATAACGACTATCTGATCAATAAAATATTAAAGGGCGAATGGGGTTTCAGGGGGTTGGTAATGAGCGATTGGGGTGCTATACATAGTACGAAGGAGGCGCTATTAGGCGGTGCTGATCTGGAAATGGGTACTGATCTTTCCATGCTCCCCAATCCCGACTATAATAAATTTTACTTTGCCGATCCTGCATTAAAAATGGTACGTAGCGGAGAGGTGTCTGAGAAAGTTATAGATGATAAAGTAAGACGGATATTAAGGATAATGTTTAAAACGCATATGTTCGATAAGCGTACTCCCGGTGAACTCGCTACAAAGGAACATGCCGCAGTAGCAAAGAAAGTAGCAGAGGAAGGTATTATCCTCCTGCAGAATAAGAAGAATATTCTGCCCGTTAGTAAGATGGTTAAGACCATCGCTGTAATTGGTGCGAATGCGAACAGGGAGAATGCAATGGGAGGCGGGAGTTCGCAGGTTAGGCCGCCTTATGAAGTCACTCTTCTCGCAGGTTTGCAAAACCTTGCCGGAAGTGACGCTGGTATACGGTTTGAACAAGGCTACACAATTGCGCGAAATGCGAAGGCTGATCCGTCACTGATCCAGAAGGCTGTGGATGCAGCTAAACACGCCGATATAGCGATTGTTGCCGGGGGCTGGATTCATGGATATGATTACAGCAAGTGGGATGATAATGCTTATGACGCTGAAGGATTTGATAAACCAAGCATGGAAATGCCTTTTGGACAGGATGAACTTATTACTGCAGTGGCCAGGGCAAACCCGAATACAATAGTTGTATTGTATGGCGGCGGTCCGATTGACATGTCGGCCTGGGTGAATAAAGTGAAAGGAATTATCCAGGCAGGTTATCCTGGAATGGAAGGCGGCAGTGCACTTGCAGAAATTATTCTGGGAAAGGTGAATCCTTCAGGAAAGCTCACTGTAACATTTCCAAAGAAACTGCAGGATTCTCCAGCTCACAAATTAGGAGAATACCCTGGCGACAGTGTTAATGTTCATTACAATGAGGACATTTTTGTAGGGTACCGGTATTTTGATACTTACAAAGTAAAACCGCAGTTTGCTTTCGGGCATGGTCTGTCGTATACTACTTTTGAATATGGTAAACTTTCGGCAGCTATCGTTAATGGAGACACGTTTGTGAGACTGAACGTTAAGAACACCGGAACAATGGCAGGTGCAGAGATTGTTCAAATATATGTTCACGATAAAAAGGCATCATTGAAAAGACCTGAGAAGGAGCTTAAATCGTTTAGTAAAATATTCCTGGCGCCAGGGGAGGTGAAGGAGCTGATTTTTAAACTGGATAAGGAGGCCTTCAGCTTTTTCGACAGCAAGCAAATTAAGTGGGTGCTGGAGCCCGGAGGATTTGAGATATTGGCGGGGAGTTCTTCCGTTGATATACGCTCAAAGGTCGAAATAAAATTATAA